One Calditrichota bacterium DNA window includes the following coding sequences:
- a CDS encoding GNAT family N-acetyltransferase yields the protein MTDSGPVGVFLPWDTEFYGLRIGRLNIHTLNDDALNRVNKWAAQEDLACCYFLSRSDDPDTVETAVQAGFRFTGVKVTLVHRLTAELDEPANDINIIRPAVQSDLEKLRPIAMDSFTDSRFYTDGRFPLEKCSELYRIWLERSLLERYADLVLTGLVNGEAAGFIIGRFDQEVSRGIIDLIGVGPQARGQGLGRQLVGAADRWFRSQGATHSSVVTQGRNYAAQSLYQSCGYRTSLLEFWFHRWFDEK from the coding sequence ATGACTGACTCCGGACCGGTAGGGGTCTTCCTTCCCTGGGATACGGAGTTCTACGGTCTGCGCATTGGCCGGTTGAATATCCATACCCTGAATGACGATGCCCTCAACCGGGTCAACAAGTGGGCGGCGCAAGAGGACCTTGCCTGCTGCTACTTTCTATCTCGCAGCGACGACCCGGATACCGTCGAGACTGCCGTCCAGGCCGGCTTCCGGTTCACCGGTGTGAAGGTAACGCTGGTGCATCGCCTCACTGCCGAACTCGATGAACCGGCTAACGACATCAACATCATCAGGCCGGCTGTTCAGTCCGACCTTGAGAAATTGCGGCCTATAGCCATGGACTCCTTCACCGACAGCCGGTTCTATACCGACGGCCGCTTCCCGCTTGAGAAGTGCTCGGAACTTTATCGCATTTGGCTCGAGCGGAGCCTACTGGAACGATATGCCGACCTGGTGCTGACCGGACTCGTGAACGGCGAGGCAGCCGGATTCATCATCGGACGCTTCGACCAGGAAGTTAGTCGCGGCATCATCGACCTGATCGGCGTCGGTCCCCAGGCGCGGGGACAGGGCTTGGGACGTCAACTGGTGGGGGCGGCTGACAGGTGGTTTCGTTCGCAAGGCGCCACGCACTCCTCAGTCGTCACCCAAGGCCGCAACTACGCTGCGCAGAGCCTTTACCAATCGTGCGGATATCGCACCTCGCTGCTCGAGTTTTGGTTTCACCGCTGGTTCGATGAAAAGTAG
- a CDS encoding glycosyltransferase family 2 protein: MTPESAATLPSGISVVVPCYNSETTLRDLVLRLDKVLSGIGEPFEVILVNDGSKDGTWEVIGALAGSYPFVRGLNLMRNYGQHNALLCGIRESVFNRTITLDDDLQNPPEEIPKLLGRLTTDCDVVYGAQREGHYGFWRGLATGLMKRLLQRVIGYENARRVSAFRAFRTALRAAFADYRGTYVSIEVLLSWGTSRFTFIEVEHHPRRSGTTNYTFRKLFTHALNLLTGFSTLPLQFASWLGFILTLFGAGLLLFVLGRYFIAGTAVQGFTFLASAIAIFSGAQLLVLGIIGEYLARMHTRMLDRPPYAIGLRTPQRQ, encoded by the coding sequence ATGACGCCCGAATCGGCCGCCACGCTCCCAAGCGGCATTTCGGTCGTAGTGCCTTGCTACAACAGCGAGACGACCCTGCGCGATCTGGTCCTACGCCTTGACAAAGTGCTAAGCGGCATCGGCGAACCCTTCGAGGTGATCCTCGTCAATGATGGCAGCAAGGATGGGACGTGGGAGGTCATCGGAGCACTTGCCGGATCCTACCCATTTGTACGCGGATTAAATCTTATGCGCAACTACGGCCAGCACAATGCCCTTCTTTGCGGGATCCGGGAGTCCGTCTTCAACCGCACCATCACCCTCGATGACGATCTGCAGAATCCTCCCGAAGAGATCCCGAAATTGTTAGGCCGGCTCACGACAGACTGCGACGTCGTCTATGGGGCGCAACGAGAAGGCCACTACGGCTTCTGGCGAGGACTCGCCACCGGCTTGATGAAGCGCCTTCTGCAACGCGTGATCGGCTACGAAAACGCCCGTCGGGTGAGCGCCTTTCGCGCTTTCAGGACCGCGCTCAGGGCGGCCTTTGCCGACTATCGCGGCACTTACGTATCGATCGAAGTACTCCTGTCGTGGGGAACATCCCGGTTCACCTTTATCGAAGTTGAGCACCATCCCCGCCGCTCGGGGACGACTAACTACACCTTTCGCAAGTTGTTCACTCACGCCCTCAACCTCCTGACCGGCTTCAGCACCCTGCCGCTCCAGTTCGCAAGTTGGCTCGGATTTATCCTGACGCTGTTCGGCGCCGGACTGCTGCTCTTCGTCCTGGGACGTTACTTCATTGCGGGAACTGCGGTGCAGGGCTTCACCTTCCTCGCCTCGGCGATCGCGATCTTTTCGGGAGCACAACTTCTCGTCCTGGGTATCATCGGCGAATACCTCGCCCGGATGCATACCCGGATGCTCGACCGTCCACCGTATGCTATCGGCTTGCGAACCCCGCAGCGGCAATGA
- a CDS encoding D-tyrosyl-tRNA(Tyr) deacylase, producing MRVVLQRVREASVSVEGRVVGRIERGYLLLIGFTNSDQVNDLDWMAAKVSRLRLFDDESGKMNLSLSEVGGSILAVPQFTLYAGAQRGRRPDFIKAAPPGQAAPLFERFCEQLQNTGCAVATGIFGAHMEVHLCNDGPVTILLESPPK from the coding sequence GTGCGGGTCGTCCTACAGAGGGTCCGAGAAGCATCGGTCTCGGTTGAAGGGCGGGTCGTCGGCCGGATTGAGCGCGGTTATTTGCTGCTGATTGGATTTACGAATAGCGATCAGGTGAATGACCTCGACTGGATGGCTGCAAAAGTGAGCCGTCTCAGGCTCTTCGATGATGAGTCCGGAAAGATGAACCTTTCCCTTTCGGAAGTTGGAGGATCGATTCTGGCCGTTCCACAGTTCACGCTCTACGCCGGCGCTCAGCGTGGTCGCCGGCCCGATTTCATCAAAGCGGCACCTCCCGGTCAAGCCGCCCCCCTGTTCGAACGGTTTTGCGAGCAACTGCAAAATACCGGATGTGCCGTTGCGACTGGCATCTTCGGAGCGCATATGGAGGTGCATCTCTGCAACGACGGGCCGGTTACGATTCTGCTCGAAAGTCCGCCTAAATGA